The sequence CCGGCACGTTCCTCGACTTGGCGAGGGCCAGCCGGTAGCTCATGGGGCCCTCGAACTCCCCGTCGATGTTGTTGGGGGTGTAAAGGGTTCGGCCGACCTCGACGGAGAACGGGGCGTCGTCGATGATGTCGTCGGGCGAGCGCCCCTGGAGGAGGGCGGTGGTGTAGACGAAGGGCTTGAAAACCGACCCCGTCTGCCGCTTGGCCTGGGTGGCCCGGTTGAACTTGGTCTTCTCCCACTGGGTCCCCCCGACCATGGCCCGGATGGCCCCCGTTTTCGTGTCCAGGGCGAGGAAGGCCCCCTGCACGAGGGGCGTCTGGTCGAGTTCCACGTCCAGCACCTTGCGGGCGTCGTCGACCTGCTTGATTACGAAGACACCGAGATCGCCCCGCTTGAGATAGTCCCGGATGTCGGGCTTCGCCTTGGAGGCAAGCGTTTTACCGGGGATCCGCCACTTCACCTGATCCGGGACGAGGTAGGCGGTGTACCGGCCGAAACTGATCCGGGCGCGGTCCGTCCGGGAGTCGAGGACGACGCCGGTCCAGACCGCCCCGGGTTCCGGGCGGGTTTCCCAGTCGGGGTGACGGAAGGCTCCCAGGTCGCTCTTGCCGGACGCGATGAGGTTGGGCAATTTGCCGCGCCAGCCCTTCCGCTGGTCGTAGGAACGGAGCCCGTCCCGCACGGCGCGTTCCGCCGCGTTCTGGAGGCCGATGTTCAGGGTGGTGTAAACCCGGAGGCCCTGGGTGAAGATCTGCTTGTTGGTGTAGCGTTTCTGGAGGTACTGCCGGACGTACTCCAGGAAGTAGCCGCAGAAGTTGCGGTCGAAGTCCTTCGCGGCGACCTGGATGGGCTCGGCGAGCGCGTCGCGGTAGTCCCGCTCCGTCAGGTAGCCGTCCTGGTACATCTCCTGGAGCACGATGTTGCGCCGGGCCAGGGCGTTGTCCGGGTGGTTGATGGGCGAGTACCGGCCGGGGTTCTTGATGATGGCCGCCAGGAGGGCGCACTCCGACAGGGTCATCTCCTGGGGGTTCTTGTTGAAGTAGAACTCGGCGGCGGAGGCGATGCCGTGGTTGCCGTGCCCGATGTAGATCTTGTTGGCGTAGAAGGTGAAGATGGTTTCCTTCGAGTAGCGCTTTTCGATCTGGATGGAGAGGAGCGCTTCCTTGATCTTCCGCTCGAGGCTGACCTCGGGGGTCAGGAAGAGCAGCTTGCTCAGTTGCTGGGTGATGGTGCTGGCGCCCCGCATTACCTTGCCGTGCCACAGGTTGATGGCGGCGGAGGAGATGATGCGG is a genomic window of Acidobacteriota bacterium containing:
- a CDS encoding PBP1A family penicillin-binding protein, which produces PAPFPPPEDPARVASRNRTRRVLFWIFYAFILLLFTCAGVAIGLYYGYMLDLPEVRALENYQPSILTEIYSDDGTPIGQFFLERRKLVNPADIPRYFKLAVIAIEDKSFYDHMGIDIRRIISSAAINLWHGKVMRGASTITQQLSKLLFLTPEVSLERKIKEALLSIQIEKRYSKETIFTFYANKIYIGHGNHGIASAAEFYFNKNPQEMTLSECALLAAIIKNPGRYSPINHPDNALARRNIVLQEMYQDGYLTERDYRDALAEPIQVAAKDFDRNFCGYFLEYVRQYLQKRYTNKQIFTQGLRVYTTLNIGLQNAAERAVRDGLRSYDQRKGWRGKLPNLIASGKSDLGAFRHPDWETRPEPGAVWTGVVLDSRTDRARISFGRYTAYLVPDQVKWRIPGKTLASKAKPDIRDYLKRGDLGVFVIKQVDDARKVLDVELDQTPLVQGAFLALDTKTGAIRAMVGGTQWEKTKFNRATQAKRQTGSVFKPFVYTTALLQGRSPDDIIDDAPFSVEVGRTLYTPNNIDGEFEGPMSYRLALAKSRNVPAVRLACDVGISKVIQTTKRFGVTAVLRPYPSTALGANEMTLLELVSAFSVFPNDGQRAQPFIIERIEDAHGEVLEEHQKSAMNVIPQGVARQMVSMLQGVVQFGTAAKANELKVACGGKTGTTNDYTDTWFIGFTPSLTAGAWVGMDEKKSLGSGETGSKNALPIWIAFMKEYLKGRPSEPFAEPPPPAETEFEEGPSPAPPEPPRRGIVEQDLD